The Nitrospirota bacterium genome contains the following window.
TCCAACACCTTGACCGCCTTGAAATCGAACACCGTCTTCTCGCCTTTGGCATCCGCATACGTCCGCCCATAGACCCGCTGCTCGCTGAAGACGGTTTTGAGATTCTTGCCCTTGATCACGAAATCCAGTACGACGCTCGCCCAGGCGGGATGGGTCGTCGGCAGATTATGCGGCACCAGACTCTGCACCGTCACCTTGACAGTAGACTTGTCGCCTTTCACATCCGCCGACACATCCAGCTTGGCGGCCTCTTGGCGAAGTTTCCCGATCCGGCCCGGAAAGGTATGATTCGCGACCTTACGCTTGCTCTCGCCGTTGGCGGATTCCCCGATCTGTTCCGGCATATGGCAGGTTTGGCATTCCTTTCCCGATTTGACCGCCTTGCTCTGATCCCAGTTGCCCAACAAGTCGTTGCTCTTACCGAGGTTCGCGGCGGTAGGAACCCCTTGGTGGCAATTCAGGCAGAGATCGGACTTGCGGAACAAATCCAATTCCATGGATTGGTGCGCCAGATTTTGGACGAAATCTTTGTAAGGGCCGTAGAGCGTTTTTCCCGGTTCGTATTTGGGGACCGGCGGAAGGCTGCTTCGATCGACCTGTTTGATCAGGTGACATTGGGCGCAGCCGACTCCGTCGATCGTCGGATCGCCGGATTGCACCTGGGTGATGAACATCTGCGCCGAATCCGCAAACTCCCGTACGTGCGGGGCATGACAACGGAGGCACAGCGCTTTGTCTTTGCCCCCGGAGAACGCCAGATACTCGTCCAATGCAGCCCGGAAGGCCGGAGAATGGATGGACCGCGAGAGGGGCGACGTTTCCCATTCTTCAAAGACTCGCTCGTGGCAGCGTTTGCACTTATTGGAATTGGGGAACACCTTCTCGATGACCGCCTGCGACTTGACGGAATCCTGCGCGACGCTAAGATCGGCCGAGTTGCCGGCTACCATAGCGCCCACTAACACCGCGCCAGCGACGCCCAGTCGCGCTACACTCCTGCTCGGAATCACCGTGATCCCCCTTCTTCGGTAGAGCGCTCGTGGAACTTTCTTCTAGCTTTTGTCGGATGCGACGCGACCTAGAGCGACTTCGTCCGGAACGTCAGGACGCGAGGCTGCGTGTATTCCTCGATGACTTTGACGGCCGCCGCCCGGTCTTGATCGTTAGCCAAGGTCGCGAGGTATCGTTCCTTCAGCGCGGGCGCAGGCTCGGGAATCAGCGCGTAGGTCAACACCGCTTCCACGCTGGCCGGCGGCGCACCGCTTGGGATCGTCAATGAAAACGGCACCCGCCGGGTCGTGCCTCCCTTGACGAAAGGATCGGGAATCGGCCCGCGCAGGATCTGCTCATAGGGCAATCCGAATTTCTTGACTTCCTCGGCCAGCACCAATCCTTTCGGATCCTTGACGGTGATCGTCACGAAGAATTGCTTCAGGACCGGGTCTCCGTCAGGAAAACTATGCGGCAGGCTCCCGACCCTCACCAGGACCGTTCCTTCCACGGCCGTTGCGGACTTGGTGGCTTCGATGTCCACCCGCGGCATCCATTCGGCCTGCAAGTTGCGGTTCTTGAGCAGGATGCCGGGAATCACCACGCCTCTGAACCAGTGGCGGCCGATGGCCCGTGTCATGGCGCCACGCTTGGAGGTCGAGCTGCCTGTGGACGGTTCCATGTGACAATCCTGGCAGATGGTACCCTGAAGAATCTCCCCGGGAAGATCGCGCCGGGTCACATCTTTGACCTTGTCGAAATGACAGGCGGCGCAGTAATTGGCCCCTCTGTAGAGATCGGATTGACTGGCCGGATGGACCAAGTTCTCCTCCGGATCCGCGTACGGTCCGTAGAGCACCTTTCCCGGCTGAACTTTGAATGTCGGCGGGGGGCCTGGGTTTTTCTCCATCGAATTGATCAGATGACAGGAGGCGCATCCGATCCCCTCCACTTCCACTTTTCCCGACAGAATCTGGTTGACGATCTTGTCGGCATGTTGCGGGAACACCGTCACCGCAGGCGCGTGACAAGACAGACACCGGGCGCGCTCCTCGGCCGTCGGGTTGGTCTGCATCCATACACCCAGCACCGTTCTGAACACCGGCGACTCAAAAGATGTGCCGTGCAACAGCGCCGCATCGACCCGCCCGAACGTTTTCAGATCGGGCGTCTGCTCGCGCATGCCTTTCCATTCTTCGAAATGCCGGTCATGGCACTGCTTACAATCTTCCGAACGGATGAAAATCTTCTCGATCTCGGCCACCCAGTCGCTGGGCGTCTCGGGAGCCTGTCCGTCGGCTTTCTGCGCCACGGCCCTTCCGTGATGGAAGGCATTCACACCGACGATAAGCGCCAGCAGCGTGCCGACCGCCAGCTTGTTCATCAGTCTCATATCGCGCTCTCAGACCGCCGGCAGTTAACCGGCTTCAATCCCGCTTGCATCCGACAAAATGAAAATTGAGAATGCCCCCGACGCCTTGATTATCGGGGTCGGCCGGCTCGTAGGTGCCGACCGTGAAGTTACAGGTAGGAATGGCGCGTTTGAGGGCAAGGCCGAAATCCTTCAAGGTCCGAACTTCCACCTTGTCGATTTCTTTGATGACCGCCCGAACCTTGATGCCGGCAAGATCAGCCGGAGTCCCGCCGATCACTTCGAAGACCACCACCCCTTCCGGTCTCTGCAGCTTCAATTCTTTTTGAATCTCCTCATCGACCGGCCCGACCACAATACCGAATTCTTCGCCGATCTTGAGTGCTTCTTCCTCAGTCATCTCTCCGTCGGTCGCGGCCCCGACCAGCGGCGGAAAGAAGCTGCCGCCGAACCAAAACGCCACCAGGCAGACGAACATAAAAAAAGCCCTGCCGGGGAGGAGGGCTTTTTGTCCGGCCGACCGATTGGTGGTCCCGCCAACCTCCAAGTCGTCCACTCCGATGCTTATGCTCGATTCCTGAAACGTGACAGTCAATCCGTTCGTCGGTCCTTGCCGATCCGGGACCGATCCAAGGACAGCTATAGCTTCACCGGATCAATCGCCAACTGAAACCAGGGCGCCACCGCCTTCTGTCCGTTCCGCTCCTTGTTCTCCCCGTTCCAAACCGCGAACGCGATGGCTTGCATCCGGCCCGGAATCAGTTTGGCTTCGTTTTCCTGTTCCTCGGTCGAAAGAGGGCGCCTGATCACGACATGCCATACGCCGTCTTTCCACGTCGCCTTGCCTTGGACCCGCCCCTGCTTCTCTTTGGTCGTCAATGTGCTGAATCCGCCGCCGATCAAGTCTTCCACCGAAGAAACCCGTCTCGGGATCACTTCAAACCGTCGCACTTCGCCGCTTTGCTTCTCCGCAGCCCGGGCGGCTCGACGATCGATGTCGCTCTGCCAATCGGCTTTCCAATGCCAGATGTTGATGTAATGATCCAACTGGCCCATGCAGAAAAAGGCCGGGGCGTCTCCGAGCGGCAACCCGACCGCGACTCCGTCACGGA
Protein-coding sequences here:
- a CDS encoding multiheme c-type cytochrome, with the protein product MIPSRSVARLGVAGAVLVGAMVAGNSADLSVAQDSVKSQAVIEKVFPNSNKCKRCHERVFEEWETSPLSRSIHSPAFRAALDEYLAFSGGKDKALCLRCHAPHVREFADSAQMFITQVQSGDPTIDGVGCAQCHLIKQVDRSSLPPVPKYEPGKTLYGPYKDFVQNLAHQSMELDLFRKSDLCLNCHQGVPTAANLGKSNDLLGNWDQSKAVKSGKECQTCHMPEQIGESANGESKRKVANHTFPGRIGKLRQEAAKLDVSADVKGDKSTVKVTVQSLVPHNLPTTHPAWASVVLDFVIKGKNLKTVFSEQRVYGRTYADAKGEKTVFDFKAVKVLEDTVLKPEEIRVETFTFPTPKDTKSFDIEVALNYAPVTGPPAFLQRIEAESPKGAQDPVFQPIPIVKLTQNVPLVKID
- a CDS encoding multiheme c-type cytochrome, which codes for MNKLAVGTLLALIVGVNAFHHGRAVAQKADGQAPETPSDWVAEIEKIFIRSEDCKQCHDRHFEEWKGMREQTPDLKTFGRVDAALLHGTSFESPVFRTVLGVWMQTNPTAEERARCLSCHAPAVTVFPQHADKIVNQILSGKVEVEGIGCASCHLINSMEKNPGPPPTFKVQPGKVLYGPYADPEENLVHPASQSDLYRGANYCAACHFDKVKDVTRRDLPGEILQGTICQDCHMEPSTGSSTSKRGAMTRAIGRHWFRGVVIPGILLKNRNLQAEWMPRVDIEATKSATAVEGTVLVRVGSLPHSFPDGDPVLKQFFVTITVKDPKGLVLAEEVKKFGLPYEQILRGPIPDPFVKGGTTRRVPFSLTIPSGAPPASVEAVLTYALIPEPAPALKERYLATLANDQDRAAAVKVIEEYTQPRVLTFRTKSL
- a CDS encoding PDZ domain-containing protein, with protein sequence MTVTFQESSISIGVDDLEVGGTTNRSAGQKALLPGRAFFMFVCLVAFWFGGSFFPPLVGAATDGEMTEEEALKIGEEFGIVVGPVDEEIQKELKLQRPEGVVVFEVIGGTPADLAGIKVRAVIKEIDKVEVRTLKDFGLALKRAIPTCNFTVGTYEPADPDNQGVGGILNFHFVGCKRD
- a CDS encoding ethylbenzene dehydrogenase-related protein, which produces MARMTRLWTAHPFGLCLLCLVLMSAFVLGGLGIPVVSSEGMIIRSHLIEGEIPTAPEDPAWNKIPPMTLPLSGQIITRPVWPEPTARALVVRSVHNGKDIAFLLEWQDNTKNDRLTPGTFRDGVAVGLPLGDAPAFFCMGQLDHYINIWHWKADWQSDIDRRAARAAEKQSGEVRRFEVIPRRVSSVEDLIGGGFSTLTTKEKQGRVQGKATWKDGVWHVVIRRPLSTEEQENEAKLIPGRMQAIAFAVWNGENKERNGQKAVAPWFQLAIDPVKL